One Mercurialis annua linkage group LG3, ddMerAnnu1.2, whole genome shotgun sequence DNA window includes the following coding sequences:
- the LOC126672231 gene encoding uncharacterized protein LOC126672231 — MQELSEMISAEDITADSVSMTEDELAKYNSLKSELWPTETNNHISSLLVDGTIYSEPKDIRLHIIDFYKSLFSREGRISFDISGIAFDRTSVEQCESFIKPFEESEILIAISSCGVNKALGPDGLNFFFYRRAWPVIKDVIVDFFNRFHSFSTLPRGINSSFLVLVPKVAGSSNIKDYCPISLINGFYKMLSKALNMRLSPILAYVISDCQHGLLKGKNIMDCSMIANELIHVVI, encoded by the exons ATGCAGGAGCTCTCTGAGATGATTTCAGCTGAAGATATAACTGCAGATTCAGTTTCTATGACAGAGGATGAGTTGGCCAAATATAACAGCCTGAAAAGTGAGCTTTGGCCCACAGAAAC GAATAACCATATTTCCTCTCTGCTTGTGGATGGAACTATTTACTCAGAGCCAAAAGACATACGTTTACATATCATAGATTTTTATAAATCTCTCTTCAGCCGTGAGGGTAGGATTTCTTTTGACATCTCTGGTATTGCTTTCGACAGAACCTCTGTTGAGCAGTGTGAGTCTTTTATCAAGCCTTTTGAGGAGTCTGAAATCCTCATCGCTATTTCATCATGTGGCGTGAATAAGGCTCTAGGACCGgatggtttaaattttttcttttatcggAGAGCTTGGCCAGTAATAAAGGATGTTATTGTTGATTTCTTCAACAGGTTTCACAGTTTTAGTACTCTGCCTAGAGGTATTAATTCTTCTTTTTTGGTTCTAGTTCCAAAGGTCGCGGGTTCTTCTAATATTAAGGATTATTGTCCTATCAGTTTGATTAACGGGTTTTACAAGATGCTTTCAAAAGCACTTAATATGAGATTATCCCCTATTCTTGCATATGTTATTTCAGATTGCCAACACGGTCTTTTGAAGGGTAAAAATATTATGGACTGTTCTATGATAGCAAATGAACTTATTCATGTTGTTATTTAG